A region of Drosophila mauritiana strain mau12 chromosome 3L, ASM438214v1, whole genome shotgun sequence DNA encodes the following proteins:
- the LOC117140365 gene encoding uncharacterized protein LOC117140365 isoform X2: MRFLVLSTLLLASLALGQAQQPGGLAVDRHRSRSAPLVFEEHPYYGGLRGQLLQLRPQRDGSVGSFILQRQQPQLRAVPRDSDDTITISAASISAVADASGASSSISASASDFNRIQSAAARLVAIQELAKRKGSFSEEDNKIYASSLLELGQAAQSLALLQQTGQIKDFSVLLQPEMFGNPQKQPANFGLEATNNPADQKIDEQKLDEVTEQQFSPDEQFLPPNNEDPYEDVNDSVSVMAPKKDAAVAEAKPVGLSIAGEGGVASSKPNAVALSGRNGLAVASPKATAIAGVSPEEAAAFSISLPTRNQLVIKSPNLASEKASEDYDYNDVPLTVARFPLTRETPQQLVPVRISGGDSLVERWRTAIAEDYAARQALTKMAMPHPTPFIRMAPKRRLHSE; this comes from the exons ATGCGCTTCCTTGTT CTCTCAACACTGCTTCTGGCCTCTTTGGCACTTGGCCAGGCTCAACAGCCCGGTGGACTGGCCGTCGA CAGACACAGATCGAGGTCGGCTCCGCTGGTCTTCGAGGAGCATCCTTACTACGGAGGATTGAGGGGTCAGCTTCTCCAACTGCGTCCGCAGCGGGACGGCAGTGTGGGCAGCTTTATCCTGCAGCGCCAACAACCGCAGTTGAGGGCTGTGCCCAGGGACTCCGATGACACCATCACCATTTCGGCGGCCAGCATCTCGGCGGTAGCCGATGCTAGTGGAGCCAGCAGCTCGATCTCAGCCAGCGCCAGTGACTTCAATCGAATTCAGTCGGCCGCCGCTCGGTTGGTTGCCATTCAGGAGTTGGCCAAGCGCAAAGGTTCCTTCAGCGAGGAGGACAACAAGATCTATGCCAGCAGCCTACTGGAACTGGGCCAGGCTGCTCAGAGTTTGGCCCTGCTCCAGCAAACCGGACAGATTAAGGACTTCAGTGTTCTGCTGCAGCCCGAAATGTTTGGCAATCCTCAAAAGCAGCCAGCCAACTTCGGACTAGAGGCCACCAATAATCCGGCTGACCAGAAGATCGACGAACAGAAGCTTGACGAGGTAACCGAGCAACAGTTCTCGCCGGATGAGCAGTTCCTGCCGCCCAACAACGAGGATCCCTATGAGGATGTTAACGACAGTGTATCCGTAATGGCTCCTAAAAAGGATGCCGCCGTGGCTGAGGCAAAACCAGTTG GTCTTTCGATTGCCGGTGAAGGTGGAGTGGCCTCCTCAAAGCCTAATGCTGTGGCCCTTTCCGGCCGAAATGGATTGGCCGTAGCATCGCCCAAGGCCACAGCCATTGCTGGGGTTTCGCCCGAGGAGGCAGCTGCCTTCAGCATTTCATTGCCCACTCGGAATCAACTGGTGATCAAGAGTCCCAATTTGGCATCGGAGAAGGCCAGCGAAGACTATGACTATAATGATGTACCTCTGACTGTTGCCCGCTTCCCTCTGACCCGGGAAACTCCTCAGCAATTGGTCCCGGTTCGCATCTCTGGAGGGGATTCCCTGGTGGAAAGGTGGCGCACCGCCATCGCAGAGGATTACGCAGCCAGGCAGGCGCTGACCAAGATGGCCATGCCGCATCCCACACCCTTCATCCGCATGGCACCCAAACGGCGTCTACACTCGGAATAG
- the LOC117140365 gene encoding uncharacterized protein LOC117140365 isoform X3: protein MRFLVLSTLLLASLALGQAQQPGGLAVEHRSRSAPLVFEEHPYYGGLRGQLLQLRPQRDGSVGSFILQRQQPQLRAVPRDSDDTITISAASISAVADASGASSSISASASDFNRIQSAAARLVAIQELAKRKGSFSEEDNKIYASSLLELGQAAQSLALLQQTGQIKDFSVLLQPEMFGNPQKQPANFGLEATNNPADQKIDEQKLDEVTEQQFSPDEQFLPPNNEDPYEDVNDSVSVMAPKKDAAVAEAKPVGLSIAGEGGVASSKPNAVALSGRNGLAVASPKATAIAGVSPEEAAAFSISLPTRNQLVIKSPNLASEKASEDYDYNDVPLTVARFPLTRETPQQLVPVRISGGDSLVERWRTAIAEDYAARQALTKMAMPHPTPFIRMAPKRRLHSE, encoded by the exons ATGCGCTTCCTTGTT CTCTCAACACTGCTTCTGGCCTCTTTGGCACTTGGCCAGGCTCAACAGCCCGGTGGACTGGCCGTCGA ACACAGATCGAGGTCGGCTCCGCTGGTCTTCGAGGAGCATCCTTACTACGGAGGATTGAGGGGTCAGCTTCTCCAACTGCGTCCGCAGCGGGACGGCAGTGTGGGCAGCTTTATCCTGCAGCGCCAACAACCGCAGTTGAGGGCTGTGCCCAGGGACTCCGATGACACCATCACCATTTCGGCGGCCAGCATCTCGGCGGTAGCCGATGCTAGTGGAGCCAGCAGCTCGATCTCAGCCAGCGCCAGTGACTTCAATCGAATTCAGTCGGCCGCCGCTCGGTTGGTTGCCATTCAGGAGTTGGCCAAGCGCAAAGGTTCCTTCAGCGAGGAGGACAACAAGATCTATGCCAGCAGCCTACTGGAACTGGGCCAGGCTGCTCAGAGTTTGGCCCTGCTCCAGCAAACCGGACAGATTAAGGACTTCAGTGTTCTGCTGCAGCCCGAAATGTTTGGCAATCCTCAAAAGCAGCCAGCCAACTTCGGACTAGAGGCCACCAATAATCCGGCTGACCAGAAGATCGACGAACAGAAGCTTGACGAGGTAACCGAGCAACAGTTCTCGCCGGATGAGCAGTTCCTGCCGCCCAACAACGAGGATCCCTATGAGGATGTTAACGACAGTGTATCCGTAATGGCTCCTAAAAAGGATGCCGCCGTGGCTGAGGCAAAACCAGTTG GTCTTTCGATTGCCGGTGAAGGTGGAGTGGCCTCCTCAAAGCCTAATGCTGTGGCCCTTTCCGGCCGAAATGGATTGGCCGTAGCATCGCCCAAGGCCACAGCCATTGCTGGGGTTTCGCCCGAGGAGGCAGCTGCCTTCAGCATTTCATTGCCCACTCGGAATCAACTGGTGATCAAGAGTCCCAATTTGGCATCGGAGAAGGCCAGCGAAGACTATGACTATAATGATGTACCTCTGACTGTTGCCCGCTTCCCTCTGACCCGGGAAACTCCTCAGCAATTGGTCCCGGTTCGCATCTCTGGAGGGGATTCCCTGGTGGAAAGGTGGCGCACCGCCATCGCAGAGGATTACGCAGCCAGGCAGGCGCTGACCAAGATGGCCATGCCGCATCCCACACCCTTCATCCGCATGGCACCCAAACGGCGTCTACACTCGGAATAG
- the LOC117140421 gene encoding RNA polymerase II degradation factor 1 produces MFLLAAFCLSLAAMGCQARPLEPTAQHIVIVTPQAQVHLEPALRYVHGLSPLARVATPHHHEETIVYVPAGTAAQVVPVVDAVGSGRAGGAPETKQWENTGEIANQIQQVSQQGVEIVSGQLSEAAASAASAGAGFFPSLFPPSGSKKEEQLQGLKTEKIELIETPANTQPLIATEARHFYRLPQVYHTPVVDVVHGPLYTWPISTIRARSIQQEPEPALASAETALKQTLKAEPQAEIKSEPLAEIKPEPLAEIKPEPQALLKEQPLLKEQPLVKEQPLLKEQPVLKEQPLLKEQPVVKEQSLLKEQPLLKEQVFEQAAQDLKPTIPDAKEQKNGRQLEQKTIGIAEEILKQQPAEIEQQKELIKTIQTELVKKPIQADPQTKILPAEAIQTEQPKQQEIIADAIVPQA; encoded by the exons ATGTTCCTCCTCGCGGCCTTTTGTCTGTCCCTGGCGGCAATGGGCTGTCAGGCCAGGCCTCTGGAGCCGACGGCCCAGCACATCGTGATTGTGACTCCGCAGGCGCAGGTTCACCTGGAACCCGCTCTCCGCTATGTCCACGGACTGTCGCCACTGGCCCGCGTGGCCACTCCGCACCACCATGAGGAGACGATTGTGTATGTGCCTGCTGGAACTGCTGCCCAGGTGGTGCCGGTCGTAGATGCCGTGGGATCTGGCCGTGCTGGCGGTGCTCCGGAGACCAAGCAGTGGGAGAACACGGGCGAGATTGCCAACCAGATCCAGCAGGTGTCCCAGCAGGGCGTCGAGATCGTGAGTGGCCAGTTGAGCGAGGCGGCAGCATCCGCAGCCTCCGCCGGAGCGGGCTTCTTCCCCTCGCTGTTCCCACCAAGTGGGTCCAAGAAGGAGGAGCAGTTGCAGGGCTTGAAGACCGAGAAAATTGAGCTGATCGAAACGCCAGCCAATACTCAGCCATTGATTGCCACCGAGGCCAGGCACTTCTACCGTCTGCCCCAGGTCTATCACACTCCGGTGGTTGATGTGGTGCATGGTCCCCTCTACACCTGGCCCATCTCCACCATCCGAGCACGCAGCATCCAGCAGGAACCCGAACCGGCGTTGGCATCTGCCGAAACTGCTCTAAAGCAGACTCTGAAGGCTGAACCACAGGCTGAGATCAAGTCGGAACCGCTGGCTGAGATCAAGCCGGAACCGCTGGCTGAGATCAAGCCGGAACCACAGGCCTTGTTGAAGGAACAGCCCCTGCTGAAGGAACAGCCCCTGGTAAAGGAACAGCCACTGTTGAAGGAACAACCCGTGCTAAAGGAACAACCCCTGTTGAAGGAACAGCCCGTGGTAAAGGAACAGTCCCTGTTGAAGGAACAGCCCCTGCTAAAGGAACAGGTTTTTGAACAGGCTGCTCAGGACTTGAAGCCCACTATTCCTGATGCTAAGGAGCAGAAGAACGGCCGTCAGCTGGAACAGAAAACTATAGGGATTGCAGAGGAGATATTGAAGCAACAAC CCGCCGAAATTGAGCAGCAGAAGGAGCTGATCAAGACCATTCAGACCGAGCTGGTGAAGAAGCCCATCCAGGCGGATCCACAGACCAAGATTCTTCCCGCCGAGGCCATCCAGACTGAGCAGCCGAAGCAGCAGGAGATCATCGCCGATGCCATTGTGCCGCAGGCTTAG
- the LOC117140365 gene encoding uncharacterized protein LOC117140365 isoform X1: MRFLVLSTLLLASLALGQAQQPGGLAVEIQKQRLVKFPEDFEPNAATPSSEKADEAKRILEQIAKVNEAFGYVKKQPEQPKLPPILDSSQYLFPKPAHQPFHAHQHHFAGSNGQTLLEPSIRAVKLTRNVAGSYNVPPRLRQAIESSSKEEKKAQLYFRPNQVEVPKPTSQQEAQQLPAHFVVPVHLYKLNKEEYLKEHASQEYKIKGYKIIGDVDSFYGKAKAGRKQGKTTPKYHLFFLPRELALNEDGTPKRGNSTTTTTTTKAPAPVNFKEYRLDSREKPVHKPQKIQPSSAPELNSFNRKKVSSTAKPVRLSGKDAEQQIYQGSSSLNIKATSAPVLLSSTLPPSGGLLPNRNRLSPFRMPGMNIAEMQNQTSAAIKNAFQNIFKLPFRPPMAATTGEGPVIVGNVPVKKHSIDSMDYKWEDESEGAGDGMADDVDTIENTAAELDNSASSEKHLFAHKAHHLMHTVGQVAAAQQSTQKQALREGGIIIQRLKVRRGGIAIAGPGGVATAGSGGTAIVGPGGYALTHPRSLTIAGPGAKVISIPADVDLKDALARTDLETRSFPREGKIVATGPTVYYAPPTGTTTMEADQGAGLETGQFES, from the exons ATGCGCTTCCTTGTT CTCTCAACACTGCTTCTGGCCTCTTTGGCACTTGGCCAGGCTCAACAGCCCGGTGGACTGGCCGTCGA AATTCAGAAGCAGCGGCTGGTCAAATTTCCCGAAGACTTTGAGCCCAATGCGGCCACTCCGTCCTCGGAAAAGGCGGACGAGGCCAAGCGCATCCTCGAGCAGATAGCCAAGGTTAACGAGGCCTTTGGCTACGTGAAGAAGCAGCCGGAGCAGCCCAAGCTGCCACCGATCCTTGATTCCAGTCAATACCTGTTCCCCAAGCCCGCCCATCAGCCATTCCACGCCCATCAGCACCACTTCGCGGGAAGTAATGGTCAGACCTTGTTAGAACCCTCAATTAGGGCGGTGAAACTCACAAGGAATGTGGCAGGCAGCTACAATGTGCCTCCCAGGTTGCGCCAGGCAATTGAGAGCTCCTCCAAGGAGGAGAAGAAAGCCCAACTATACTTCCGACCCAACCAGGTGGAGGTACCGAAGCCGACTTCCCAACAAGAAGCTCAGCAGCTGCCCGCCCACTTTGTGGTGCCTGTGCACCTGTACAAACTTAACAAGGAGGAGTATCTCAAGGAGCATGCCTCGCAGGAATACAAGATAAAGGGATACAAAATCATTGGCGATGTGGACAGCTTCTATGGCAAGGCGAAGGCTGGAAGAAAACAGGGCAAGACGACGCCCAAGTATCACCTGTTCTTTTTGCCCCGAGAACTGGCTCTGAATGAAGACGGCACCCCAAAGAGGGGTAAttccaccaccaccacgacCACCACAAAGGCTCCTGCGCCTGTGAACTTCAAGGAATATCGTTTGGACTCCCGCGAGAAGCCCGTGCATAAGCCACAGAAGATTCAGCCCAGTTCGGCACCGGAACTAAATTCTTTCAACAGAAAGAAGGTTAGTTCCACAGCGAAACCCGTTCGCTTGAGTGGAAAGGATGCTGAACAGCAAATCTACCAGGGATCCTCCTCACTTAATATCAAGGCTACTTCTGCGCCTGTCCTGTTGAGTTCTACTTTACCACCATCTGGTGGCTTACTGCCCAATCGGAATCGCTTAAGTCCTTTCCGCATGCCCGGAATGAATATTGCTGAGATGCAGAATCAGACCTCGGCAGCCATCAAGAATGCCTTCCAAAACATTTTCAAGCTCCCCTTCCGACCTCCAATGGCGGCCACAACTGGAGAAGGTCCTGTGATTGTGGGCAACGTTCCTGTGAAAAAACACTCAATCGATTCGATGGATTATAAATGGGAGGATGAAAGCGAGGGCGCTGGCGATGGGATGGCAGATGATGTGGATACCATTGAGAATACCGCCGCGGAACTGGACAACAGTGCCTCCTCAGAGAAGCACCTGTTTGCCCACAAGGCCCACCACCTCATGCACACCGTGGGCCAGGTGGCCGCCGCTCAGCAAAGCACCCAAAAGCAGGCGTTGCGCGAAGGAGGAATCATCATTCAGCGGCTGAAGGTGCGCAGGGGCGGCATCGCTATCGCAGGacctgggggcgtggccacgGCGGGCAGCGGAGGAACGGCGATTGTGGGTCCCGGTGGCTATGCTCTCACCCATCCAAGGAGTCTCACCATCGCCGGTCCCGGTGCCAAGGTGATCTCCATACCGGCAGATGTGGACTTGAAAGATGCCCTGGCACGCACCGATCTGGAGACGAGAAGTTTTCCGCGAGAGGGAAAGATAGTGGCCACAGGACCAACGGTCTACTATGCTCCACCCACGGGCACAACAACCATGGAGGCGGATCAGGGGGCGGGGCTGGAGACGGGCCAGTTTGAGTCCTAA
- the LOC117140418 gene encoding four and a half LIM domains protein 2 isoform X8, producing the protein MTDVDVLSSRMKSRLHLQTKTIGAERIKKAKDNNEDIAVLSMFLPNASAVEENRNFYCQLGDYCRLGDPRASKAGTKKMEYKTRQWHENCFCCCVCKTAIGTKSFIPREQEIYCAGCYEEKFATRCIKCNKVITSGGVTYKNEPWHRECFTCTHCNITLAGQRFTSRDEKPYCAECFGELFAKRCTACVKPITGIGGTRFISFEDRHWHHDCFVCASCKASLVGRGFITDGPDILCPDCAKQKLM; encoded by the exons ATGACCGACGTGGATGTACTCAGCTCGAGAATGAAGTCTCGGCTTCACCTGCAAACCAAAACGATTGGTGCCGAGCGGATCAAGAAGGCCAAGGACAACAACGAGGACATCGCCGTGCTGAGCATGTTCCTGCCCAACGCCTCCGCCGTGGAGGAGAACCGGAACTTTTATTGCCAGTTGGGCGATTATTGTCGCCTCGGCGATCCGCGTGCCAGCAAAGCAG GCACCAAGAAGATGGAGTATAAAACCAGGCAGTGGCACGAGaactgcttctgctgctgcgtcTGCAAGACGGCCATTGGGACCAAGTCCTTCATCCCGCGGGAGCAGGAGATCTACTGTGCCGGCTGCTACGAGGAGAAGTTTGCCACGCGCTGCATCAAGTGCAATAAG GTCATCACCTCGGGAGGTGTTACCTACAAGAATGAGCCGTGGCATCGCGAGTGCTTCACCTGCACCCACTGCAACATCACGCTAGCTGGCCAGCGATTCACCAGCCGCGACGAGAAGCCCTATTGTGCCGAGTGCTTTGGCGAGCTGTTTGCCAAGCGGTGCACGGCCTGTGTGAAGCCCATAACAG GCATTGGCGGCACACGCTTCATCTCGTTTGAGGATCGCCACTGGCATCACGACTGTTTCGTGTGTGCCAGCTGCAAGGCTAGTCTGGTGGGTCGTGGCTTCATCACCGACGGACCCGATATCCTGTGCCCCGATTGTGCCAAGCAGAAGCTGATGTAA
- the LOC117140418 gene encoding four and a half LIM domains protein 2 isoform X7, whose translation MADVEIMQTVQTEVKKTTKKVKKSSKRRESEVQISEVEVDATIEERGGEYTKAMDKDWHSGHFCCWQCDESLTGQRYVIRDDHPYCIKCYENVFANTCEECNKIIGIDSKDLSYKDKHWHEACFLCFKCHLSLVDKQFGAKADKIYCGNCYDAQFASRCDGCGEVFRAGTKKMEYKTRQWHENCFCCCVCKTAIGTKSFIPREQEIYCAGCYEEKFATRCIKCNKVITSGGVTYKNEPWHRECFTCTHCNITLAGQRFTSRDEKPYCAECFGELFAKRCTACVKPITGIGGTRFISFEDRHWHHDCFVCASCKASLVGRGFITDGPDILCPDCAKQKLM comes from the exons ATGGCGGACGTGGAAATTATGCAAACGGTGCAAACGGAAGTGAAGAAGACCACGAAAAAGGTCAAGAAGTCGTCGAAGCGGCGCGAATCCGAGGTCCAGATCAGCGAGGTCGAGGTGGACGCCACCATCGAGGAAAGAGG TGGCGAGTACACAAAAGCCATGGACAAGGACTGGCACTCCGGACACTTCTGCTGCTGGCAGTGCGACGAGAGCCTCACCGGACAGCGTTACGTCATCCGGGACGATCATCCGTACTGCATCAAGTGCTACGAGAACGTGTTCGCCAATACGTGCGAGGAGTGCAACAAGATCATTGGCATCGACTCCAAG GATCTGTCCTACAAAGACAAGCACTGGCACGAGGCCTGTTTCCTGTGCTTCAAGTGCCACCTGTCGCTGGTGGACAAGCAGTTTGGAGCCAAGGCGGACAAGATCTACTGTGGCAACTGCTACGATGCCCAGTTTGCGTCCCGCTGCGATGGCTGCGGCGAAGTTTTCCGCGCAG GCACCAAGAAGATGGAGTATAAAACCAGGCAGTGGCACGAGaactgcttctgctgctgcgtcTGCAAGACGGCCATTGGGACCAAGTCCTTCATCCCGCGGGAGCAGGAGATCTACTGTGCCGGCTGCTACGAGGAGAAGTTTGCCACGCGCTGCATCAAGTGCAATAAG GTCATCACCTCGGGAGGTGTTACCTACAAGAATGAGCCGTGGCATCGCGAGTGCTTCACCTGCACCCACTGCAACATCACGCTAGCTGGCCAGCGATTCACCAGCCGCGACGAGAAGCCCTATTGTGCCGAGTGCTTTGGCGAGCTGTTTGCCAAGCGGTGCACGGCCTGTGTGAAGCCCATAACAG GCATTGGCGGCACACGCTTCATCTCGTTTGAGGATCGCCACTGGCATCACGACTGTTTCGTGTGTGCCAGCTGCAAGGCTAGTCTGGTGGGTCGTGGCTTCATCACCGACGGACCCGATATCCTGTGCCCCGATTGTGCCAAGCAGAAGCTGATGTAA
- the LOC117140422 gene encoding uncharacterized protein LOC117140422 → MQLIYLTLGLGLIFTTALQAAIIPLTLIKNGVGANQALPMDTEKFGYLEFKPNGSLILRRTPNQSGNNLQDLVMLRGVLQALKANPSKMSEIRGETPLSLRIYGDGVEHKFPPILENIIQRIQTYFSVYRFTDTSKPGGFQRIELTTQPAEDSPDVTTIKAENNDELIVVGEQDAYITVGDDTD, encoded by the coding sequence ATGCAGTTGATCTATTTGACGCTGGGATTGGGACTGATCTTCACCACTGCCCTTCAGGCGGCCATCATACCACTGACCCTGATCAAAAACGGAGTTGGAGCGAATCAAGCGCTTCCCATGGATACGGAGAAGTTTGGTTACCTGGAATTCAAGCCCAATGGATCACTAATACTCAGAAGGACGCCCAATCAGAGCGGCAATAACCTACAGGACCTGGTGATGCTGAGAGGAGTTCTTCAGGCTCTTAAAGCGAATCCCTCGAAAATGTCGGAAATCCGTGGCGAAACGCCATTGAGCCTAAGGATCTATGGAGATGGAGTGGAGCACAAGTTTCCGCCCATACTGGAGAATATCATCCAACGCATTCAAACGTATTTTTCGGTTTATCGCTTTACGGATACAAGCAAACCCGGTGGATTCCAGCGAATTGAACTTACTACACAGCCGGCGGAGGATTCTCCGGATGTAACCACAATAAAAGCCGAGAACAATGATGAACTGATAGTAGTCGGAGAGCAGGACGCGTACATTACAGTGGGTGATGATACAGACTAG
- the LOC117140365 gene encoding uncharacterized protein LOC117140365 isoform X4: protein MRFLVLSTLLLASLALGQAQQPGGLAVDAYWRTTNIEAWPPGAPVAEKSGKLIAGSAPAQDLTPYGAYQPVLLSAPYYAAYNLPLAYVVQPTIASAGQATIAGATTTTTTGRPESLADDSSSELEKPEKLQALPAEKTRTTGDLKSDVGLRSAVSKINPEYVIEEIVPVPGKLVISTSGSPRSAKQQLKKAIAPQKLRKQAGGRVPLKVEATGKTSTSSGNFPQIPFGNYFLPYRPEQAQAIQGRKQAALILEPHSKAVVGNGGTAISTPISKAYLKKGVPTNVYFNPESVAIAGVGGKAHATADLELDLFT, encoded by the exons ATGCGCTTCCTTGTT CTCTCAACACTGCTTCTGGCCTCTTTGGCACTTGGCCAGGCTCAACAGCCCGGTGGACTGGCCGTCGA TGCCTACTGGCGCACCACCAACATCGAGGCCTGGCCACCAGGAGCACCCGTCGCAGAGAAGTCCGGAAAACTCATTGCAGGATCTGCTCCGGCCCAGGACCTCACGCCCTATGGAGCCTATCAACCCGTGCTGCTCAGTGCCCCCTACTATGCCGCCTACAATCTGCCCCTGGCCTATGTGGTGCAACCCACCATCGCCAGTGCCGGTCAAGCCACCATAGCCGGTGcaacaaccaccaccacaactGGCCGACCCGAAAGCTTAGCCGATGACAGCTCCAGCGAGCTGGAGAAACCAGAAAAGCTACAGGCTCTGCCTGCAGAGAAGACTCGAACCACTGGGGATCTGAAGAGCGATGTGGGTCTCCGCTCAGCGGTCAGCAAAATAAACCCCGAGTATGTGATCGAAGAGATTGTTCCGGTGCCGGGCAAGCTAGTGATCTCCACTTCTGGGTCACCCCGCTCCGCCAAGCAGCAGTTGAAGAAGGCGATTGCCCCGCAAAAACTGAGAAAGCAGGCGGGTGGAAGAGTTCCCTTGAAGGTTGAGGCCACCGGAAAGACCAGCACCAGTTCCGGCAACTTTCCGCAGATCCCCTTTGGAAACTATTTCCTGCCATATAGACCGGAGCAGGCTCAGGCGATCCAGGGACGCAAGCAGGCTGCACTCATCCTGGAACCTCATTCCAAAGCGGTGGTTGGTAATGGTGGCACTGCCATATCCACGCCCATTTCCAAGGCGTATCTGAAGAAGGGCGTGCCCACCAACGTTTACTTCAATCCGGAATCTGTGGCCATAGCAGGTGTGGGTGGCAAGGCACATGCTACGGCGGACCTGGAATTGGATCTGTTCACGTAA
- the LOC117141093 gene encoding uncharacterized protein LOC117141093: protein MLVLLIAPLIVSCAHGAQVYMQFNGQGYSYNTDGDRLDRSVVTPSFGASSLDSFGPLNFVHQALRTRQNPLARISYNTQDNLAVATSSLSSGYQLAATNHLKPLQSHQNFDFSTDQMSHAQHTDEAGNVLGKYSYYDEAGYHELSYKAGAGIGFVVMGGNLAKATAAEPHSEIEIGNGIQTNALTSLQELHKYRGYT from the coding sequence ATGTTGGTGCTTTTGATTGCTCCGCTGATAGTTTCCTGTGCTCATGGAGCTCAAGTGTATATGCAGTTCAATGGACAAGGATACTCCTACAACACGGATGGCGATAGATTGGATAGGAGTGTCGTTACGCCTAGTTTTGGAGCATCTTCTTTGGATTCCTTTGGTCCGCTGAACTTTGTGCATCAGGCTCTGAGAACAAGGCAAAATCCGCTTGCCAGAATTTCCTACAACACACAGGATAATCTAGCAGTGGCAACATCCTCGCTGAGTAGTGGCTACCAATTAGCAGCGACCAATCACCTGAAGCCCCTGCAAAGCCATCAAAACTTTGATTTCAGCACCGACCAGATGTCGCATGCCCAGCACACCGATGAGGCGGGAAATGTTTTGGGCAAGTACTCCTACTACGATGAGGCTGGCTACCATGAGCTGAGCTACAAGGCGGGCGCCGGCATCGGATTCGTGGTCATGGGTGGCAATTTGGCCAAGGCCACCGCCGCTGAACCGCACTCGGAAATCGAAATCGGAAACGGAATCCAAACAAATGCCTTGACAAGCCTGCAAGAGTTGCATAAATATCGTGGCTACacgtaa